The proteins below are encoded in one region of Paraburkholderia aromaticivorans:
- a CDS encoding LysR family transcriptional regulator, with the protein MELRHLRYFVAVAEHASVRGASEQLHVTQPAISRQIQDLEETLGVALFERTPRGLKLTLAGDAYLREARGILKQVESAARVAQRIAAGVSGHVRMGFVENAVWGGLVPNALQAFQQAAPQVGIELTPMNTPEQLGAIDAGQLDGGFIYHFGALPEQFVSLPLLENGVVLAAPVAWSFGRRKSVRAAQLAGKPFITFPRRVYPAYYDRLIGACERAGLTLDVVQEVSTEAAILSLVSAGVGAAIVNSANRERPPALVQFLALSDLSIALPLHFAYHEQHRNPALAQFIALLKAQN; encoded by the coding sequence ATGGAACTCCGGCATCTCCGATACTTCGTCGCCGTTGCGGAACACGCGAGCGTGCGCGGCGCCTCCGAGCAGCTTCATGTGACCCAGCCGGCCATTTCGCGGCAAATCCAGGACCTCGAGGAAACCTTGGGCGTCGCGCTATTCGAGCGCACGCCGCGCGGCCTCAAGCTGACGCTGGCGGGCGACGCCTATCTGCGCGAGGCGCGTGGCATTCTGAAGCAGGTCGAGTCAGCCGCGCGCGTCGCGCAACGGATCGCGGCGGGCGTGTCCGGCCATGTGCGCATGGGGTTCGTCGAAAACGCGGTCTGGGGCGGCCTCGTGCCGAACGCGCTGCAAGCATTCCAGCAGGCGGCGCCTCAGGTCGGCATCGAACTCACGCCGATGAACACGCCCGAGCAACTGGGCGCGATCGACGCGGGCCAACTCGACGGCGGCTTTATCTATCACTTCGGCGCGCTGCCCGAGCAGTTCGTCAGCTTGCCCTTGCTCGAAAACGGCGTCGTGCTGGCGGCGCCGGTCGCATGGTCGTTCGGCCGGCGCAAGAGCGTGCGCGCCGCGCAACTGGCCGGCAAGCCCTTCATCACGTTTCCACGGCGTGTCTATCCCGCGTACTACGACCGCCTGATCGGCGCGTGCGAGCGCGCCGGTTTGACGCTCGACGTCGTGCAGGAAGTGTCGACGGAAGCCGCGATTCTCTCGTTGGTCTCGGCGGGTGTGGGCGCGGCGATCGTCAACTCGGCCAATCGCGAGCGGCCGCCGGCGCTGGTGCAATTCCTCGCGCTGTCCGATCTGTCGATCGCGCTGCCGCTTCATTTTGCGTATCACGAGCAGCACCGCAATCCCGCGCTCGCGCAGTTCATCGCCTTGCTCAAGGCGCAGAATTGA
- a CDS encoding succinylglutamate desuccinylase/aspartoacylase family protein — protein MPSTSSLISTDIDYERHGLQNGTLRVPYSHDRSAYGHIPIPIAVLKGCDGPTVLLTGGNHGDEYEGPVALMKLIRRMPSMSIKGRLIVVPALNFPAFINGSRTSPIDKGNLNRVFPGARNGHITEMIAHYTDTELFPRADVVIDLHAGGASFNHLPTLLAAPPADASRRAEYRRLVQAFAAPQTMLMDLLGEDRTYGAAVERHGKLFLSGEFGGYAACDPDGVAIVEDGLRRVLHTLGVTPDDRPPAPRHDTRWLKVDGARHYVFASRAGVAEPVFALGDQVKKDQLAARVFDPYAPWSEPQEIRFAGDGVVVCMRSFARVEPGDCIAVLAADAQWQ, from the coding sequence ATGCCGTCCACATCATCACTGATTTCCACCGACATCGACTACGAGCGCCACGGTCTGCAGAACGGCACGTTGCGCGTGCCGTATTCGCACGATCGCTCGGCGTACGGGCACATTCCGATTCCGATCGCCGTGCTCAAGGGCTGTGACGGTCCCACGGTGTTACTCACAGGCGGCAATCACGGCGACGAATACGAAGGGCCCGTCGCGTTGATGAAACTGATCCGGCGCATGCCCTCGATGTCGATCAAAGGCCGGCTGATCGTCGTGCCGGCGCTGAATTTCCCGGCTTTTATCAACGGCTCGCGCACCTCGCCGATCGACAAGGGCAATCTGAACCGCGTTTTCCCCGGCGCGCGCAACGGCCACATCACCGAAATGATCGCGCATTATACGGATACCGAACTGTTTCCGCGCGCCGACGTGGTGATCGATCTGCACGCGGGCGGCGCGTCGTTCAATCATCTGCCGACCTTGCTCGCGGCGCCCCCAGCCGACGCGTCGCGTCGTGCCGAATACCGGCGGCTGGTGCAGGCGTTTGCCGCGCCGCAAACCATGCTCATGGATCTGCTCGGCGAGGACCGCACGTATGGCGCGGCCGTCGAACGGCACGGCAAGCTGTTTTTGAGCGGTGAATTCGGCGGCTATGCGGCCTGCGATCCCGACGGCGTCGCGATCGTCGAGGACGGTCTGCGGCGCGTGCTGCATACGCTAGGTGTCACGCCTGACGATCGTCCGCCGGCGCCACGGCACGACACACGCTGGTTGAAAGTGGACGGCGCGCGGCACTACGTGTTTGCCTCGCGGGCGGGCGTGGCCGAACCGGTGTTCGCGCTCGGCGATCAGGTCAAAAAGGATCAGTTGGCCGCAAGGGTATTCGATCCGTACGCGCCGTGGAGCGAACCGCAGGAAATCCGTTTTGCGGGCGACGGTGTGGTGGTGTGCATGCGTTCATTCGCACGCGTCGAGCCGGGCGACTGTATCGCCGTGCTGGCCGCGGATGCGCAATGGCAATGA
- a CDS encoding LutC/YkgG family protein, producing the protein MATREAFLDKVRQAQPPSRPRPEVPLFDAAGGDLRARFTAALQAMGGTCVEATSATDVSGLIRERFGADASVASATAEVPGTRALTADTEPASLQDIDVGLVRARFGVAETGSVWFSEREYVVNALGYIVQHLVVLLDPAQLIDGLQDVYRRDDFRDARYAALVTGPSATADIEGVLIRGAQGVRSLTVVWLAAQ; encoded by the coding sequence ATGGCAACGCGTGAAGCGTTTCTCGACAAGGTGCGGCAGGCACAGCCACCGTCGCGGCCACGGCCCGAGGTGCCGCTCTTCGACGCGGCGGGTGGCGATCTGCGCGCGCGCTTCACGGCGGCCTTGCAGGCGATGGGCGGCACCTGCGTCGAAGCCACGTCCGCGACCGACGTGAGTGGGCTGATTCGCGAGCGGTTTGGCGCTGACGCATCGGTGGCTTCGGCGACCGCTGAAGTGCCGGGCACGCGCGCGCTCACCGCCGACACGGAACCCGCATCGTTGCAGGACATCGACGTGGGCTTGGTGCGGGCACGTTTCGGCGTCGCCGAAACCGGCTCGGTGTGGTTCAGCGAACGCGAGTACGTGGTCAACGCGTTGGGCTACATCGTGCAGCATCTGGTCGTGCTGCTCGATCCGGCGCAATTGATCGACGGCTTGCAGGACGTGTACCGGCGCGACGATTTCCGCGACGCGCGTTACGCGGCGCTCGTCACCGGACCTTCGGCGACGGCGGATATCGAGGGCGTGCTGATTCGCGGCGCGCAAGGCGTGCGTTCGTTGACGGTGGTGTGGCTGGCGGCGCAATGA
- a CDS encoding S10 family peptidase, which yields MGLRYTFWLRQSLMAGSMAAALVAMALVLVALATFSTMCAAAEPDDSPEAAASADTEAWAPDAPRVVSGQPKQRAEPNGQPQQDSHAAATRTPRQPRPGATAQNEASGSAAQRNAKPEPAAIPVPPETSAVTQHSIRLDGRKIDYTATAGNLLLRDKTGQANASVFYVAYTVASKTPQARPVTFLFNGGPGAGTVFLMIGSFGPKRARTASPDITPPAPYTLADNPDSLLDSTDLVFIDAVGAGLSRIVGRGTGKDFWGVDKDVDAFSQFIDRYLTVNQRWNSPKYLLGESYGTARAAMLAYQLGQNNIALNGVILMSSVLDSAAFSAGSDFKSESYLPSFAAIAWYHDKIVPKPASLPAFLDEARAFTRGPYAQALAQGDALSDAERDAIAARVAQFTGLDVAYVKRSRLRLYPSRYRSELLRDQARSIGRYDARFEGIDFDSVSERPDYDASVSSVSSAFDAALHQHFAEDLHFTPADRYRVFNDEALTQWDWKHREWWGEHLPVPYAAGDLAEAMRQNPQLRVMSVNGYFDLATPFYATEYALAHLGVDGPLRANVRIAYYPTGHMIYLDDAALHTLKRDLASFYAAGAR from the coding sequence ATGGGCCTTCGCTACACCTTCTGGTTGCGCCAATCCTTGATGGCAGGATCGATGGCGGCCGCGCTCGTGGCGATGGCGCTCGTGCTTGTTGCGCTCGCCACGTTCAGCACGATGTGCGCGGCGGCTGAACCAGACGACTCGCCGGAAGCCGCCGCAAGCGCCGATACTGAGGCATGGGCGCCGGACGCGCCTCGCGTCGTGAGCGGCCAGCCCAAACAACGTGCGGAGCCGAACGGCCAACCGCAGCAGGATTCGCACGCGGCCGCAACACGCACACCTCGGCAGCCGCGCCCGGGCGCAACGGCGCAGAACGAAGCGTCGGGCAGCGCGGCGCAGCGCAACGCGAAACCGGAGCCGGCGGCGATCCCCGTGCCGCCGGAAACCTCGGCGGTCACGCAGCATTCGATCCGGCTCGATGGCCGCAAGATCGACTACACGGCCACCGCCGGCAACCTGCTGCTGCGCGACAAGACAGGACAGGCCAACGCGAGCGTCTTTTACGTTGCCTACACCGTCGCCAGCAAAACGCCGCAGGCGCGGCCCGTTACGTTTCTTTTCAACGGCGGGCCGGGCGCCGGCACTGTCTTTCTGATGATCGGATCGTTCGGGCCGAAGCGAGCGCGTACCGCGAGTCCCGATATCACGCCGCCCGCACCGTATACGCTCGCCGACAATCCCGACAGCCTGCTCGACAGCACCGACCTCGTATTCATCGACGCCGTCGGCGCGGGTCTGTCGAGAATCGTCGGCCGTGGCACGGGCAAAGACTTCTGGGGCGTCGACAAGGATGTCGACGCGTTTTCGCAATTCATCGACCGCTATCTGACGGTGAACCAGCGCTGGAATTCGCCGAAATATCTGCTCGGCGAATCGTATGGCACCGCGCGCGCCGCGATGCTCGCGTATCAGTTGGGGCAGAACAATATCGCGCTCAACGGCGTGATCCTGATGTCGTCGGTGCTCGATTCGGCTGCGTTTTCGGCAGGCTCGGATTTCAAAAGCGAAAGCTATCTGCCGAGCTTCGCGGCGATCGCCTGGTATCACGACAAGATCGTGCCGAAGCCGGCCAGTCTGCCGGCTTTTCTCGATGAAGCGCGCGCGTTCACACGCGGCCCCTATGCGCAAGCCCTCGCACAAGGGGATGCGCTGTCCGACGCCGAGCGCGACGCGATCGCCGCGCGCGTCGCGCAATTCACAGGGCTAGATGTCGCCTACGTGAAGCGTAGCCGGCTGCGTCTTTATCCGTCGCGCTATCGCAGTGAATTGCTGCGCGATCAGGCGCGCAGTATCGGCCGTTACGATGCGCGCTTCGAAGGCATCGACTTCGACAGCGTCTCTGAGCGCCCCGATTACGACGCCTCGGTGAGCAGCGTGTCGAGTGCTTTCGACGCGGCGCTGCACCAGCATTTCGCTGAGGACTTGCACTTCACGCCGGCCGACCGCTACCGCGTGTTCAACGATGAAGCGTTGACCCAATGGGACTGGAAGCATCGCGAATGGTGGGGCGAGCATTTGCCCGTACCGTATGCAGCCGGCGATCTGGCTGAAGCGATGCGGCAGAATCCGCAATTGCGCGTGATGTCGGTGAACGGCTATTTTGATCTGGCCACGCCGTTCTACGCGACCGAATATGCGCTCGCGCATCTGGGCGTGGACGGCCCGCTGCGCGCCAATGTGCGAATCGCCTACTATCCGACCGGTCACATGATCTATCTCGACGACGCGGCATTGCACACGCTCAAGCGCGATCTGGCGAGTTTCTATGCGGCGGGTGCGCGCTAG
- a CDS encoding MFS transporter: MNVVTTVSGADDADTRRGHSYVVVLFFVCFAFSYLDRQIVSILVQPIKETLALTDTQIGLLQGFSFTLCYATAGVFIARLIDRSNRVRLIAVCVAIWAVSTALCGFAHNFGELLAARAGTAIAEAGLSPAALSIFSDLYPPRKVTRASSVFMLGPYIGGGVALFGGGMLLGSIEHGAGAAWLAGTGLNGWQAVFVAVGLPGLALAAIVALSVREPQRRGLSPALGATAAEPAARGVVSTDHASSVAFVAEAAQDSTPPLKDVLRELFVKNRFCLPYFAAYVALITLFYSHAAWFPTLLIRHFHLTPREVGQMAAPAYMFGGILGVLSAGWLAGRVSDAAAVRKVLALSASAAVLLVPAAVAMPLVGDVHIAVVLYGACAFAASVAMALAPVPIQIAIPNRMRGRSIALLVFLTNAISGGVGPFAVGFINERLGGQSAGLGVALACVGGVAAALSALLYGVAARRTPVLARA; the protein is encoded by the coding sequence ATGAATGTAGTCACCACCGTGTCCGGTGCCGACGACGCCGATACGCGCCGTGGGCACAGCTACGTCGTCGTCCTGTTCTTTGTCTGCTTTGCGTTTTCGTATCTCGACCGGCAGATCGTGAGCATTCTCGTGCAACCGATCAAGGAAACGCTGGCGCTCACCGATACGCAAATCGGCTTGCTGCAAGGGTTTTCGTTCACGCTGTGCTACGCGACGGCGGGCGTGTTCATCGCGCGGTTGATCGACCGTTCCAATCGCGTGCGTCTGATCGCCGTGTGCGTGGCGATCTGGGCCGTCTCCACGGCGCTGTGCGGCTTTGCGCACAATTTCGGCGAGTTGCTGGCGGCGCGCGCGGGGACGGCTATCGCGGAAGCGGGCTTGAGCCCTGCGGCGCTGTCGATCTTCAGCGATCTGTATCCGCCGCGCAAAGTCACGCGGGCAAGCAGCGTGTTCATGCTTGGACCGTACATCGGCGGTGGCGTCGCGCTGTTCGGCGGCGGCATGCTGCTCGGTTCGATCGAGCACGGCGCGGGCGCTGCGTGGCTCGCGGGCACCGGCTTGAACGGATGGCAGGCGGTGTTCGTCGCGGTCGGATTGCCGGGGCTGGCGCTTGCGGCGATCGTCGCGTTGTCGGTGCGGGAGCCGCAACGGCGTGGTTTGTCGCCCGCACTTGGGGCGACCGCCGCCGAGCCGGCCGCGCGTGGTGTCGTTTCGACTGACCATGCGTCATCAGTCGCTTTCGTAGCCGAGGCCGCGCAGGACAGTACGCCGCCGCTGAAAGACGTGCTGCGCGAACTGTTCGTGAAGAACCGCTTCTGTCTCCCGTACTTCGCCGCCTACGTCGCGCTGATCACGCTGTTCTACTCGCACGCGGCGTGGTTTCCGACGCTGCTGATCCGTCATTTTCATCTGACGCCGCGCGAAGTCGGACAGATGGCGGCGCCAGCCTATATGTTCGGCGGCATACTCGGTGTGCTGAGCGCGGGCTGGCTGGCCGGGCGCGTCAGCGATGCCGCCGCCGTGCGCAAGGTGCTGGCGCTGTCAGCGTCGGCGGCCGTGTTGCTGGTGCCGGCCGCCGTTGCGATGCCGCTCGTCGGCGACGTGCATATCGCCGTGGTCCTGTATGGCGCATGCGCGTTTGCGGCGAGTGTCGCGATGGCGTTGGCGCCGGTGCCGATCCAGATCGCGATTCCGAATCGTATGCGCGGACGTTCGATTGCTTTGCTGGTGTTTCTCACCAACGCGATCAGCGGCGGAGTCGGACCGTTCGCGGTCGGCTTTATCAATGAGCGGCTCGGCGGGCAGAGCGCCGGTTTGGGTGTGGCGCTGGCGTGCGTCGGCGGCGTGGCGGCCGCGCTCAGCGCGCTGCTGTACGGCGTGGCCGCTCGCCGGACGCCCGTGTTGGCTCGTGCATGA
- a CDS encoding lactate utilization protein B — protein sequence MSNRIDHAKAAGAFIDKTEHVAFHDKRLWDLREKRDVQAHGIAEWETMRELASGIKEHTLSNLSAYLEQFAAAAEANGVTVHWAATAEEHNALVHQIMSERGMTTLVKSKSMLTDECKMREYLEPRGISVMETDLGERIQQLDHQDPSHMVVPAVHKLRADVAELFGRTIGTDPKNSDIHYLAESQRMNTRPYFVREKTAGMTGCNFAVAETGTVVVCTNEGNADLSANVPPLHIASIGIEKLIPKVSDLGVFIRMLSRSALGSPITQYTSHFRAPRPGTEMHFILVDHGRSERLAMEDFWYSLKCIRCGACMNTCPVYRRSGGLSYGGTYSGPIGAIINPTFDLKRYSALPFASTLNGSCTNVCPVKINIHEQIYKWRTVIAERHEVPFVKQEVLKMAGRLLASPTLYRATVSSMSSALRRLPNFVLYNPLNIWGKQRELPEAPKLTFHAWYKKNRGDGNGNA from the coding sequence ATGAGCAACCGGATCGATCACGCGAAAGCCGCGGGCGCTTTCATCGACAAGACCGAGCATGTGGCGTTTCATGACAAACGCCTGTGGGATTTGCGTGAGAAGCGCGATGTGCAGGCGCACGGCATTGCCGAATGGGAGACGATGCGTGAACTCGCGTCGGGTATCAAGGAACACACGCTGTCGAATCTGTCCGCGTATCTCGAACAGTTCGCGGCGGCGGCGGAGGCGAACGGCGTGACGGTCCATTGGGCCGCCACCGCCGAAGAACACAACGCGCTCGTGCACCAGATCATGTCGGAGCGCGGCATGACCACGCTCGTCAAAAGCAAGTCGATGCTCACCGACGAATGCAAGATGCGCGAGTATCTCGAACCGCGCGGCATCTCGGTGATGGAAACGGATCTGGGCGAACGCATCCAGCAACTCGATCATCAGGATCCGAGCCATATGGTGGTGCCGGCGGTCCATAAACTGCGCGCCGATGTCGCCGAACTGTTCGGCCGTACCATCGGCACCGATCCGAAGAACAGTGACATCCACTACCTCGCGGAAAGTCAGCGGATGAATACGCGGCCGTACTTTGTGCGCGAGAAAACCGCCGGCATGACCGGCTGCAATTTCGCGGTGGCAGAGACCGGCACGGTCGTGGTGTGTACGAACGAAGGCAATGCGGATCTGTCGGCGAATGTGCCGCCTTTGCATATCGCGTCGATCGGAATTGAGAAGCTGATTCCGAAAGTGTCGGACCTCGGCGTGTTCATCCGCATGTTGTCGCGCAGCGCGCTCGGCTCGCCGATCACGCAGTACACCTCGCATTTCCGCGCGCCGCGTCCGGGCACGGAGATGCATTTCATCCTCGTCGATCACGGCCGCTCGGAGCGGCTTGCGATGGAGGACTTCTGGTATTCGCTCAAATGCATTCGCTGCGGCGCGTGTATGAATACGTGTCCCGTGTATCGGCGCAGCGGCGGGCTGTCGTATGGCGGCACGTACTCGGGGCCGATCGGCGCGATCATCAATCCGACTTTCGATCTGAAGCGCTATAGCGCGTTGCCGTTCGCGTCGACGCTCAATGGCAGTTGCACCAACGTGTGTCCCGTGAAGATCAATATTCACGAGCAGATCTACAAATGGCGCACGGTCATCGCCGAGCGCCATGAAGTGCCGTTCGTGAAGCAGGAAGTGCTGAAAATGGCGGGGCGGCTGCTGGCGAGCCCGACCTTGTATCGCGCGACAGTGTCGTCGATGAGCAGCGCGCTGCGGCGGCTGCCGAATTTCGTGCTGTATAACCCGCTCAACATCTGGGGCAAGCAGCGCGAGTTGCCGGAGGCGCCGAAGCTGACCTTCCACGCCTGGTACAAGAAGAATCGCGGAGACGGCAATGGCAACGCGTGA
- a CDS encoding MBL fold metallo-hydrolase, whose product MPTEVLTHRVGDARITRVSETCFPLAPAVLYPEWAPSAADELSRRLSTASLDLERNEVTLSVHTWVVQMDGLTVLIDTGIGNFKERPFSKLFHQLNNPYLERLADAGILPTQVDEVLLTHLHADHVGWNTQWLDGRWQPTFPNAKYVFPQAEQDFFATPAGDSRRMVFEDSVVPVIESGQAVTIPAEGGTWREGIVFHPTPGHSAGHMSISIRSRGEEALFTGDVMHNPIQVYRPEWNSTFCLDAASARSSRHWLLNYAADRDASLFTAHFPQTSAGRVKRGADGFEWEYVDVAP is encoded by the coding sequence ATGCCGACCGAGGTTCTTACGCACCGGGTAGGCGACGCGCGCATTACCCGCGTCAGCGAAACCTGCTTTCCGTTGGCGCCCGCCGTGCTTTATCCCGAATGGGCGCCGTCCGCAGCCGATGAATTGAGCCGCCGTCTGTCGACGGCAAGTCTCGATCTCGAACGCAACGAAGTGACGCTGAGCGTGCACACCTGGGTCGTGCAGATGGACGGCCTGACCGTGCTGATCGATACCGGCATCGGCAATTTCAAGGAGAGGCCGTTCAGCAAGCTGTTCCATCAACTGAACAACCCGTACCTGGAGCGTCTCGCCGACGCGGGCATCCTGCCCACGCAGGTGGACGAGGTGCTGCTCACTCATCTGCACGCGGACCACGTCGGCTGGAATACGCAGTGGCTCGATGGCCGCTGGCAGCCGACTTTCCCGAACGCGAAATACGTGTTTCCGCAAGCGGAGCAGGATTTCTTCGCGACCCCGGCGGGCGACAGCCGCCGCATGGTCTTCGAAGACAGCGTCGTGCCGGTGATCGAATCTGGCCAGGCGGTGACGATTCCTGCCGAGGGTGGCACATGGCGCGAAGGTATCGTGTTTCATCCCACGCCGGGGCATAGCGCCGGACATATGTCGATTTCGATTCGCTCGCGCGGAGAAGAGGCGCTCTTTACCGGCGATGTGATGCATAACCCCATCCAGGTTTACCGGCCGGAATGGAACTCGACGTTCTGCCTCGACGCGGCGTCGGCGCGAAGCTCGCGGCACTGGTTGCTCAACTACGCGGCCGATCGCGACGCGTCACTCTTTACTGCGCATTTCCCGCAGACATCGGCGGGGCGGGTGAAGCGGGGCGCGGACGGATTCGAATGGGAGTATGTCGACGTCGCGCCATGA
- a CDS encoding (Fe-S)-binding protein yields the protein MKVALFIPCFIDAFYPEVGIATLELLERFGIEVDYPQEQTCCGQPMANSGAHAEAAGTERVFARNFAGYDYIVGPSASCIHHVREHLTALEQTDEVKKVRANAYELVEFLHDVVGAREFPWAEFPHRVGLHNSCSALRHLKEASISEVAGTPFSKPRTLLEGVKGIEFVRPVRPDECCGFGGTFSVTEEPVSVRMGQDKVRDHLNAGAEYIVSGDMSCLMHQQGCAERMKADARFIHIAQVLNGARA from the coding sequence ATGAAAGTCGCCCTGTTCATCCCGTGCTTCATCGACGCGTTCTATCCCGAAGTGGGGATCGCCACGCTCGAATTGCTCGAACGCTTCGGCATCGAGGTCGACTATCCGCAGGAGCAAACCTGCTGCGGCCAGCCGATGGCCAACAGCGGCGCGCATGCCGAGGCCGCCGGCACCGAGCGTGTGTTTGCGCGCAACTTCGCGGGTTATGACTACATCGTCGGGCCGTCGGCGAGTTGCATTCATCACGTGCGCGAGCATCTGACCGCGCTCGAACAAACCGACGAAGTGAAGAAGGTCCGCGCGAACGCCTACGAGCTCGTGGAGTTTCTACACGACGTGGTCGGCGCGCGTGAATTTCCGTGGGCGGAGTTTCCGCATCGCGTGGGATTGCACAACAGTTGCAGCGCGTTGCGGCATCTGAAAGAAGCCTCGATTTCGGAAGTGGCGGGCACGCCGTTTTCGAAGCCGCGCACCTTACTCGAAGGCGTGAAGGGCATCGAGTTCGTCAGGCCGGTGCGGCCCGACGAATGCTGCGGTTTCGGCGGCACGTTCTCCGTTACCGAAGAGCCGGTGTCGGTGCGCATGGGGCAGGACAAGGTACGCGATCATCTGAACGCGGGCGCCGAATACATCGTCTCGGGCGACATGTCGTGCCTCATGCATCAGCAAGGCTGCGCGGAACGCATGAAAGCCGACGCGCGCTTCATCCATATCGCGCAGGTTCTCAATGGAGCACGCGCATGA
- a CDS encoding FadR/GntR family transcriptional regulator, with protein sequence MPFLPIQSFTRKRLSDVVSDQIKQLISDGTLMPGDRLPAERDLATQLGVSRPSLREALIRLEADGYIETSGRGGFTVVDVTAPIISKPLAELLLQNPRTSADILELRQGLESISTVYAAERATAADLKKISVAFEALKAGSQSQDRVNLAELDAAFHLAIADSTHNIALAHVMHGIHTLIREGMRQYHRLIDYDDAMEKQLMSQHQAIYDAVMARDAQKARKAAERHLTFVREMYKEDAAKPSSSVVS encoded by the coding sequence ATGCCATTTCTCCCGATCCAGTCCTTCACGCGCAAACGGCTGTCCGACGTGGTGTCCGACCAGATCAAGCAACTGATCTCGGACGGCACGCTGATGCCCGGCGACCGCTTGCCGGCGGAACGCGATCTGGCGACGCAACTCGGCGTGTCGCGGCCGTCGTTGCGGGAAGCGCTGATTCGGCTGGAGGCGGACGGCTACATCGAGACGTCGGGGCGGGGCGGTTTTACGGTGGTCGATGTCACGGCGCCGATCATCTCCAAGCCGCTCGCCGAGTTGCTGCTGCAGAATCCGCGCACCAGTGCCGATATTCTGGAGTTGCGTCAAGGGCTCGAATCGATTTCGACGGTGTATGCCGCGGAGCGCGCCACGGCCGCCGACCTGAAAAAGATCAGCGTGGCGTTCGAGGCATTGAAGGCCGGCTCGCAGTCGCAGGATCGCGTGAACCTCGCGGAACTGGACGCCGCGTTTCATCTCGCGATCGCCGACTCCACGCACAACATCGCGCTCGCGCACGTGATGCACGGCATCCATACGCTGATTCGCGAGGGCATGCGCCAGTACCATCGGCTGATCGATTACGACGACGCGATGGAAAAGCAGTTGATGAGCCAGCATCAGGCCATCTACGACGCCGTCATGGCACGCGACGCGCAAAAGGCGCGCAAGGCCGCCGAGCGTCATTTGACCTTCGTGCGTGAGATGTACAAGGAAGACGCGGCGAAGCCTTCGTCGAGCGTGGTTTCGTGA